One Triticum dicoccoides isolate Atlit2015 ecotype Zavitan chromosome 4B, WEW_v2.0, whole genome shotgun sequence genomic window carries:
- the LOC119293121 gene encoding uncharacterized protein LOC119293121 yields the protein MLPTSAEVWHAIHAMFAAQSQAQAINTRIELVNLQKGNMTMAEYLGKIKSLTDEALSYFFHKRSRSHPPTPLALSTLSGSRLAAAARALSAVCTHRDPAALPVRVPRSWRRPAPRRASRVSQLPGTPPPWCRVSWILWTDSRPCCDPKRSSECGVPLTKKDLNSDDKVEEIKAELQIVLKEAMDKQREKDRAATNARLKTMILKECPFKGCDEAFLSRRELKFHSKNCHWARDINHLKME from the exons ATGCTCCCGACGTCGGCCGAAGTATGGCATGCCATCCATGCCATGTTTGCTGCCCAAAGCCAAGCTCAAGCGATCAACACCCGCATCGAGCTCGTGAATCTTCAGAAAGGTAACATGACCATGGCTGAATATCTTGGAAAAATTAAGAGTCTTACCGATGAGGCTTTATCATATTTTTTCCACAAG AGGTCCCGGTCACACCCCCCAACTCCGCTTGCCCTAAGCACTCTCTCCGGATCccgtctcgccgccgccgcccgcgctctcTCTGCAGTCTGCACTCACCGCGATCCGGCCGCCCTCCCTGTCCGCGTTCCGAGGTCATGGCGCCGGCCTGCGCCACGGCGTGCTTCACGGGTATCACAGTTGCCGGGAACACCGCCACCCTGGTGCAGAGTATCTTGGATCTTGTGGACCGATTCAAGGCCATGCTGCGATCCAAAGCGGAGCTCCGAGTGCGGCGTGCCATTGACCAAGAAGGATCTAAACAG CGATGACAAggtggaggagatcaaggccgagcTGCAGATCGTGCTCAAGGAAGCCATGGACAAGCAGAGGGAGAAAGACCGTGCTGCGACCAACGCACGACTCAAGACCATGATCCTCAAAGAGTGTCCGTTCAAAGGCTGTGACGAGGCCTTCCTCTCCAGAAGGGAACTTAAGTTCCACTCCAAGAACTGTCACTG GGCCAGAGACATCAACCACCTCAAAATGGAGTGA
- the LOC119292376 gene encoding 26S proteasome regulatory subunit 7-like, protein MLHLLSCDVNKVSTSTRHQLIGIKRRDTGLAPPRQWDLVPDKQMMLEEQPLQCDAGQEEIQIVTRGLGTKIQDDIYALCMQIYLASLKRRFLRQREG, encoded by the exons ATGCTACATTTGTTGTCTTGTGATGTGAATAAGGTGTCCACGTCCACAAGACATCAACTCATTG GGATAAAGCGGCGTGATACTGGATTGGCTCCACCAAGGCAGTGGGATCTCGTGCCTGATAAACAGATGATGCTAGAGGAGCAACCATTGCAG TGTGATGCAGGACAGGAAGAAATTCAAATAGTAACAAGAGGCTTGGGCACAAAGATCCAGGACGATATATATGCTCTATGTATGCAAATCTACCTAGCGAGCTTGAAACGAAGATTTTTGAGACAAA GAGAGGGATAA